Proteins from a genomic interval of Streptococcus oralis:
- a CDS encoding SSURE domain-containing protein — MKFNPNQRYTRWSIRRLSVGVASVVVASGFFVLVGQPSSARADVVNPTPAQVVPDAASVSEKSDLPAEVLKKAVDVALPSEQSVPTPKASLDTASSPEKADAGAKEPAVAPKEEVQAQPDSKKQTEDAVKPVESPASTVSGQDREASEEQAATTPAEVQKGVADNTKDTVDVPASYLYKANFPGPFTAGVNQVIPYEFFAGDGMLTRLLLKASDKAPWSDNGSAKNPALPPVEKLGKGLYFYEVDLAGTQGKSDKELLDLLKQNGTQSYKATIKVYGAKDGKADLTNLVATKDLTVNLNGLTTPAEVQKGVADNTKDTVDVPASYLDKANFPGPFTAGVNQVIPYEAFGGDGMLTRLLLKASDKAPWSDNGTAKNPALPPVEKLGKGLYFYEVDLAGTQGKSDKELLDLLKQNGTQSYKATIKVYGAKDGKPDLTNLVATKDLTVNLNGLTTPAEVQKGVADNTKDTVDVPASYLDKANFPGPFTAGVNQVIPYEFFAGDGMLTRLILKASDKAPWSDNGTAKNPALPPVEKLGKGLYFYEVDLAGTQGKSDKELLDLLKQNGTQSYKATIKVYGAKDGKPDLTNLVATKDLTVNLNGLTTPNQVKKSVVNNIKDMIDVPASYLDKAKVPGPFLAGVNQVIPYEAFGGDGMLTRLLLKASDKAPWSDNGTANNPALLPLEGLAKGQYFYEVDLNGNTTGKEGQALLDQLRANGTHTYQATIKVYGSKDGKPDLSNLVATRQVTIQLRGKEMASTPSQQGQMNTKPSETGSTGTTEGMMGTNHRMSDMKTDQPASSPMTNMMKKDDKAMLPNTGEAKTATAGLGIFGLALAGLVGLLGLTTKRED; from the coding sequence ATGAAATTCAATCCAAATCAGAGATATACTCGTTGGTCTATTCGCCGTCTCAGTGTCGGTGTTGCTTCAGTTGTTGTGGCTAGTGGCTTCTTTGTCCTAGTTGGTCAACCAAGTTCTGCACGTGCTGATGTCGTCAATCCGACTCCTGCCCAAGTCGTACCAGACGCTGCTTCGGTGAGTGAAAAGAGCGACTTACCAGCAGAGGTTCTCAAAAAAGCAGTCGATGTAGCTCTTCCTTCAGAACAGTCTGTTCCAACACCTAAAGCAAGTTTGGATACTGCAAGCTCTCCAGAAAAAGCAGATGCAGGTGCTAAAGAGCCAGCAGTAGCGCCAAAAGAAGAAGTGCAAGCACAACCTGACTCTAAGAAACAAACAGAAGATGCAGTTAAACCTGTGGAAAGTCCTGCGTCTACAGTTTCTGGACAAGACCGTGAAGCCAGTGAAGAGCAAGCAGCAACCACACCAGCTGAAGTACAAAAAGGTGTGGCCGACAACACCAAAGATACAGTAGATGTCCCAGCTAGTTACCTTTACAAAGCCAATTTCCCAGGACCATTTACAGCCGGTGTCAACCAAGTTATTCCATATGAATTCTTCGCTGGTGATGGCATGTTGACTCGCCTCTTGTTGAAGGCTTCAGACAAAGCTCCATGGTCAGACAACGGTTCAGCTAAAAATCCTGCCCTCCCACCAGTAGAAAAATTGGGCAAAGGTCTCTACTTCTATGAGGTAGACTTGGCAGGCACTCAAGGAAAATCTGACAAAGAACTACTTGACCTCTTAAAACAAAATGGTACACAAAGCTATAAGGCTACCATCAAGGTGTACGGTGCGAAAGATGGCAAGGCAGACTTAACTAATCTCGTAGCAACGAAAGATTTGACTGTTAACTTGAATGGTTTGACCACTCCAGCTGAAGTGCAAAAAGGTGTGGCCGACAACACCAAAGATACAGTAGATGTCCCAGCTAGCTATCTTGACAAAGCCAATTTCCCAGGTCCATTTACAGCTGGTGTCAACCAAGTCATTCCATACGAAGCTTTTGGTGGAGATGGTATGTTGACTCGCCTCTTGTTAAAAGCCTCAGATAAAGCCCCATGGTCAGACAATGGAACAGCTAAAAATCCAGCTCTCCCACCAGTAGAGAAATTGGGCAAAGGCCTTTACTTCTACGAAGTAGACTTGGCAGGCACCCAAGGAAAATCAGATAAAGAGCTGCTTGACCTCTTGAAACAAAATGGTACTCAAAGCTATAAAGCTACTATCAAGGTGTACGGTGCGAAAGACGGCAAGCCTGACTTAACTAACCTCGTAGCAACTAAAGATTTGACTGTTAATTTGAATGGTTTGACCACTCCAGCTGAAGTGCAAAAAGGCGTGGCTGACAACACCAAAGATACAGTAGATGTTCCGGCTAGCTACCTTGACAAAGCCAATTTCCCAGGTCCATTTACAGCTGGTGTCAATCAAGTCATTCCATACGAATTCTTCGCTGGTGACGGCATGTTGACTCGTCTTATCTTGAAAGCATCCGATAAGGCTCCATGGTCAGACAACGGAACAGCTAAGAATCCCGCCCTTCCACCAGTAGAGAAATTGGGCAAAGGCCTTTACTTCTATGAAGTGGATTTGGCTGGAACTCAAGGAAAATCTGACAAGGAACTACTTGACCTCTTGAAACAAAATGGTACACAAAGCTATAAAGCTACTATCAAGGTGTACGGTGCAAAAGACGGCAAACCTGACTTAACTAATCTCGTAGCGACTAAAGATTTGACTGTTAATTTGAATGGCTTGACCACACCAAATCAGGTTAAAAAGTCTGTTGTTAACAATATCAAAGACATGATTGATGTTCCAGCTAGCTACCTTGATAAGGCTAAGGTTCCTGGACCTTTCTTGGCCGGTGTCAACCAAGTTATTCCATACGAAGCTTTTGGTGGAGATGGTATGTTGACTCGCCTCTTGTTAAAAGCATCAGACAAAGCTCCATGGTCAGACAATGGAACAGCGAATAACCCAGCGTTATTGCCACTTGAAGGCTTGGCTAAAGGCCAATATTTCTACGAAGTAGATTTGAATGGCAACACGACAGGCAAAGAAGGACAAGCCCTTCTAGACCAACTTCGGGCCAATGGCACTCACACTTACCAAGCTACTATCAAAGTGTATGGTTCTAAAGATGGCAAACCTGATTTGAGCAATCTAGTAGCTACTCGTCAAGTAACGATTCAGCTTCGTGGAAAAGAAATGGCGTCAACACCATCTCAACAAGGTCAGATGAATACGAAACCTTCTGAAACAGGCTCTACAGGTACAACTGAGGGTATGATGGGCACAAATCATCGTATGTCAGACATGAAGACCGATCAACCGGCTTCTAGCCCAATGACTAATATGATGAAAAAAGATGATAAAGCGATGCTACCAAATACTGGGGAAGCTAAAACAGCTACAGCTGGCCTTGGTATCTTTGGTCTAGCCTTGGCAGGCCTTGTTGGACTTTTGGGTTTGACAACCAAACGAGAAGATTAA
- a CDS encoding TrkH family potassium uptake protein — MLFKSFLEKIKTTLVRLSPARRIFLSFAIVIFLGSLLLSLPLVQATTSQATYFDHLFTTVSMVCVTGLFTQPVASTYNIWGQLICMLLIQIGGLGLMTFIGIFYIQGKQKLSLRSRETIQESFSYGETQSLKDFIRSIFLTTFLVEGLGAFLLSFRFIPEFGWGRGILTSIFLAISAFCNAGFDNFGSTSLAVFQTDPLINLVIAGLIITGGLGFMVWFDLATQFGKKKKRRLRFHTKLVLFLTAGILFFGTVSTLLIEWNNSGTIGNLSFPEKLLVSFFQTVSMRTAGFASIDYTQARPVTLFIYILQMFLGGAPGGTAGGLKITTFFVLLVFARSELLGLPHANVARRTIEPRTVQKSFSVFIIFLLTFLLGLILLGITAEGNPRFIYLMFETISALATVGVTANLTPELGKLALSIVMLLMFIGRIGPLTLLVSVAEYQPDKKDLIHYMKADITIG; from the coding sequence ATGTTATTCAAATCTTTTTTGGAAAAAATCAAGACGACGCTGGTTCGGTTATCGCCAGCCCGTCGCATCTTTTTAAGTTTTGCCATAGTTATCTTCTTGGGCTCGCTCCTTTTAAGCCTCCCTTTGGTTCAAGCAACAACGTCACAAGCAACCTACTTTGACCATCTCTTTACGACTGTGTCCATGGTCTGTGTGACAGGGCTCTTCACCCAGCCGGTGGCCTCTACTTACAATATCTGGGGCCAGTTGATCTGTATGCTCTTAATCCAGATCGGTGGTTTGGGGCTTATGACCTTTATTGGAATCTTTTATATCCAAGGGAAACAAAAGCTCAGTCTTCGTAGCCGTGAGACTATTCAAGAAAGTTTTAGTTATGGGGAAACCCAGTCTTTAAAGGACTTTATCCGCTCGATCTTTCTGACGACTTTTCTGGTGGAAGGACTCGGTGCCTTTCTCCTGAGTTTCCGCTTTATTCCTGAATTTGGCTGGGGACGAGGGATTTTAACCTCTATCTTTTTGGCTATTTCAGCTTTCTGCAATGCTGGATTTGATAATTTTGGAAGTACGAGTTTGGCAGTCTTTCAGACGGACCCTTTGATTAATCTAGTGATTGCAGGCTTAATTATCACGGGTGGTCTAGGATTTATGGTCTGGTTTGATCTAGCGACCCAGTTTGGGAAAAAGAAAAAACGACGCCTGCGTTTCCATACCAAACTAGTTCTCTTTCTAACAGCGGGAATTTTATTCTTTGGAACGGTATCGACCCTTTTGATTGAGTGGAACAATTCAGGGACGATTGGAAATCTTAGTTTCCCAGAGAAACTGCTGGTTAGCTTTTTCCAGACCGTCAGCATGAGAACAGCAGGATTTGCTTCAATTGACTACACCCAGGCTCGACCGGTGACCTTGTTCATCTATATCCTACAGATGTTTCTGGGAGGGGCGCCTGGAGGAACAGCAGGGGGACTCAAGATTACGACCTTCTTTGTCTTGTTGGTCTTTGCCCGTAGCGAACTATTGGGCTTGCCTCATGCCAATGTGGCTCGGAGGACCATTGAACCCCGAACCGTGCAAAAATCTTTCAGTGTCTTTATTATCTTCTTGCTAACATTCTTGCTGGGCTTGATCCTGTTAGGGATAACAGCAGAGGGAAATCCGCGCTTTATCTACCTCATGTTTGAGACCATTTCAGCCCTTGCGACAGTTGGAGTGACGGCAAATTTAACGCCGGAGTTAGGCAAGTTAGCTCTCAGCATCGTGATGTTGTTGATGTTTATCGGCCGTATTGGTCCCTTGACACTATTGGTCAGTGTAGCGGAATACCAGCCAGACAAGAAAGATTTGATTCACTATATGAAAGCAGATATCACCATTGGATAA
- a CDS encoding response regulator transcription factor: MKKTILLVDDEIDILDIQNRYLIQAGYDVLVAHDGKEGLELFRKKSIDLIITDIMMPNMDGYDFISEVQYIAPDQPFLFTTAKTSEQDKIYGLSLGADDFIVKPFSPRELVLRVNNILRRLSRGGETEQIEFGDLVINHVTHEVRIGEQPLELTVKSFELLWVLASNPERVFSKTELYEKVWQEDYVDDTNTLNVHIHALRQELTKYTNSNAPAIKTVWGLGYKMERPRGRK; the protein is encoded by the coding sequence ATGAAAAAGACAATTTTGCTGGTTGATGATGAGATAGATATTCTAGATATTCAAAACCGCTATCTTATACAGGCAGGTTACGATGTTTTGGTCGCCCATGATGGTAAGGAGGGATTAGAACTTTTCAGAAAAAAATCTATCGACCTCATTATCACAGATATCATGATGCCCAATATGGACGGTTATGATTTTATCAGTGAAGTTCAGTATATCGCTCCGGATCAACCCTTCCTCTTTACAACTGCTAAGACAAGCGAACAGGATAAGATTTATGGCTTAAGTTTGGGGGCAGATGATTTTATAGTCAAACCCTTTAGCCCACGCGAATTGGTTTTAAGAGTGAATAATATCTTGCGTCGCCTTAGCCGTGGAGGAGAGACAGAACAGATAGAGTTTGGTGACTTGGTAATCAACCATGTGACTCATGAGGTTCGCATTGGGGAGCAACCTTTGGAATTGACAGTAAAATCCTTTGAACTTCTATGGGTATTAGCCAGCAATCCCGAGAGAGTCTTTTCAAAGACGGAACTTTACGAGAAGGTATGGCAAGAGGACTATGTGGATGATACCAATACACTCAATGTTCATATCCATGCTTTGAGGCAAGAGTTGACCAAGTATACAAATTCAAATGCTCCTGCTATCAAAACTGTCTGGGGTTTGGGTTATAAGATGGAAAGACCAAGAGGTAGAAAATGA
- a CDS encoding nucleoside phosphorylase has product MIQKHAIPILEFDDNPQAVLMSNHEGLDLKLPKKCIYAFLEEEIDRYAQEAGADCVGEFVSATKTYPVYVLNYKGEKICLAQAPVGSAPAAQFMDWLIGYGVEQIISTGTCGVLADIEENAFLIPIRALRDEGTSYHYVAPSRYMEMQIEAISAIEQVLEQRGIPYEEVMTWTTDGFYRETAEKVAYRKEEGCAVVEMECSALAAVAQLRRVVWGELLFTADSLADLDNYDSRDWGSEAFDKALELCLAIVHHM; this is encoded by the coding sequence ATGATTCAGAAGCATGCGATTCCCATTTTAGAGTTTGACGACAATCCCCAAGCGGTCCTTATGTCCAATCACGAGGGTTTAGACTTAAAGTTGCCAAAGAAATGCATCTATGCATTTTTGGAGGAAGAGATTGACCGCTACGCTCAGGAAGCAGGAGCGGACTGTGTTGGTGAGTTCGTTTCAGCCACCAAGACTTATCCAGTCTACGTCCTCAACTACAAGGGTGAGAAGATTTGTCTGGCCCAGGCGCCCGTGGGGTCTGCCCCAGCGGCCCAGTTTATGGATTGGTTGATTGGCTATGGTGTGGAGCAAATCATATCCACTGGAACCTGTGGCGTCCTAGCCGATATAGAGGAAAATGCCTTTCTCATCCCTATTCGCGCTCTGCGAGATGAGGGGACCAGCTACCACTATGTAGCACCTTCTCGTTATATGGAGATGCAGATTGAGGCTATCTCTGCCATTGAGCAAGTCTTGGAACAAAGAGGCATTCCTTACGAGGAGGTTATGACTTGGACGACAGATGGTTTTTACCGAGAGACAGCTGAAAAGGTTGCCTATCGTAAGGAAGAAGGCTGTGCTGTTGTGGAGATGGAGTGCTCTGCTCTTGCGGCAGTAGCTCAGTTACGTAGGGTTGTCTGGGGAGAACTGCTCTTTACCGCAGATTCCCTGGCGGATCTAGATAACTACGACAGTCGTGACTGGGGTTCGGAAGCTTTTGATAAGGCGCTCGAACTCTGTCTTGCTATTGTGCATCACATGTGA
- a CDS encoding potassium channel family protein: MSDRTIGILGLGIFGSSVLAALAKHHMNIIAIDDHEERINQFEPVLARGVVGDITDEELLLSAGIDTCDTVVVATGENLESSVLAVMHCKSLGVPTVIAKVKSHTAKKVLEKIGADAVISPEFEMGRSLAQRILFHNSVDVFQLDKNVSIVEMRIPQSWGGKSLSQLDLRGRYNLNVLGFRDYENSPLDVQFGPDDLLRSGAYIMAVINNQHLDTLTELSE, encoded by the coding sequence ATGTCAGATCGGACGATTGGAATTTTAGGCTTGGGAATTTTTGGGAGCAGTGTTTTGGCTGCTCTTGCCAAGCATCATATGAATATCATTGCTATTGATGACCACGAGGAGCGCATTAATCAATTTGAACCCGTGCTGGCGCGTGGGGTAGTTGGAGATATCACGGATGAAGAACTCCTTCTATCAGCGGGGATTGACACCTGTGATACCGTAGTTGTCGCAACGGGGGAAAATTTGGAGTCCAGTGTTCTTGCGGTTATGCACTGCAAGAGTCTAGGAGTGCCGACCGTCATTGCCAAGGTCAAAAGTCATACAGCTAAAAAAGTTCTAGAAAAAATCGGTGCGGACGCAGTCATCTCTCCAGAGTTTGAAATGGGGCGTTCGTTAGCGCAGAGAATTCTCTTTCATAACAGCGTAGATGTCTTTCAGTTGGACAAGAATGTTTCAATTGTCGAGATGAGAATCCCCCAATCTTGGGGGGGGAAAAGCCTTAGCCAGCTAGATTTACGTGGGCGATACAATCTCAATGTACTTGGATTTCGTGACTATGAAAATTCTCCTCTAGATGTTCAATTCGGTCCCGATGACCTTTTACGGTCAGGCGCCTATATCATGGCGGTGATTAATAACCAACATTTGGATACTCTAACAGAGCTTAGTGAGTAG
- the rpsD gene encoding 30S ribosomal protein S4 → MSRYTGPSWKQARRLGLSLTGTGKELARRNYVPGQHGPNNRSKLSEYGLQLAEKQKLRFTYGVGEKQFRNLFVQATKIKGGILGFNFMLLLERRLDNVVYRLGLATTRRQARQFVNHGHILVDGKRVDIPSYRVTPGQVISVREKSLKVPAILEAVEATLGRPAFVSFDAEKLEGSLTRLPERDEINPEINEALVVEFYNKML, encoded by the coding sequence ATGTCACGTTATACAGGACCATCTTGGAAACAAGCTCGTCGCCTTGGCCTTTCACTTACAGGTACAGGTAAAGAATTGGCACGTCGTAACTACGTACCAGGACAACACGGACCAAACAACCGTTCTAAATTGTCAGAATACGGTTTGCAATTGGCTGAAAAACAAAAACTTCGTTTCACTTACGGTGTAGGTGAAAAACAATTCCGTAACTTGTTCGTACAAGCTACAAAAATCAAAGGCGGAATCCTAGGTTTCAACTTCATGCTTCTTTTGGAACGTCGTTTGGATAACGTTGTTTACCGTCTTGGTCTTGCGACTACTCGTCGTCAAGCTCGTCAATTCGTAAACCACGGTCACATCCTTGTTGACGGAAAACGCGTTGATATCCCATCATACCGTGTAACTCCAGGTCAAGTAATCTCAGTTCGTGAAAAATCATTGAAAGTTCCAGCAATCCTTGAAGCAGTAGAAGCTACTCTTGGACGTCCAGCATTCGTATCATTCGATGCTGAAAAATTGGAAGGTTCATTGACTCGCTTGCCAGAACGCGACGAAATCAACCCAGAAATCAACGAAGCACTTGTCGTTGAATTCTACAACAAGATGCTTTAA
- a CDS encoding type I restriction endonuclease subunit R: MSESTFTTAIVESDNFIILEKYTKLEQPSQYQTEADLEKELIADLRQQGYEYLTYLTTPEALLANLKTQMEVLNNVVFTDAEWLRFLDEYLNKPSDSLIDRTRKLHDNYIYDFIFDDGHIQNIYLWDKKNISRNKLQVINQMKQVGTSSNRYDVTLLVNGLPLVQIELKKRGVAIREAFNQVHRYSKESFNEENSLFKYLQIFIISNGTDTRYFANTTKRDKNSYEFTMNWALKNNNPIKDLKDFTATFLSQQTLLNVLINYSVFDTNDTLLIMRPYQIAATERIIWKIRSAIASKIKSGPDTGGYIWHTTGSGKTLTSFKAARLATEMEEVDKVFFVVDRKDLDYQTMKEYQRFSPDSVNGSNSTAGLKRNIEKDDNKIVVTTIQKLNNFMSSESQHEIYQKQVVFIFDECHRSQFGEAQKRLRQKFKKYCQFGFTGTPILPDKYDASGKLIRKGNALGTDTTVSVFGRELHAYVLTDAIRDQKVLKFMVDYNDVRPKFKSIESEQDLAKLSAAENKKALLHPTRIAEISRYVLDHFDQKTHRLTGKGFNAMFAVSSVDAAKAYYQELQNQQKDSEKPLKIATIFSYAANESQVAIGEIDDESFSPADLADISSKEFLSSCIADYNQLFGTNFTINGNDFQNYYRDLAKRVKNREVDLLIVVGMFLTGFDAPTLNTLFVDKNLRYHGLIQAFSRTNRIYDATKSFGNIVTFWDLEKATTDAIKLFGKTETAEVLLERSYQEYMIGFTEAGEEQKGYMDVVQELQEKFPDPQAIIKERDKKEFVSLFGQFLRLDNILQNYDDFMSLRALQELDILDDKAVEAFKERFHVDDETLEELSRLDIPSTREIQDYRSTYNDIKSWYENERRNREDNESKVDWDSIVFEVELLKSQEINLDYILELIFETNKKVSDKDELVSEITRTIRASLGNRAKEDLIVAFIHDSDLDSFADKSDIIEQFFIFAQGEQKREADELIRIEGLNEQSAKRYIQASLKREYASENGNDLNEALPKMSPLNPQYRTKKQTVFQKISRFVEKFKGIGGDI, translated from the coding sequence ATGTCTGAAAGTACATTCACTACAGCTATTGTTGAGTCAGATAATTTTATCATTTTAGAAAAGTATACCAAGCTAGAACAGCCTAGTCAGTATCAGACAGAGGCGGACTTGGAGAAGGAGCTGATTGCTGACTTGCGCCAGCAAGGATACGAGTATCTTACTTATTTGACGACCCCAGAGGCGCTTTTGGCTAATCTCAAGACCCAGATGGAAGTTCTGAATAATGTGGTTTTTACAGATGCTGAGTGGTTGCGCTTCTTGGATGAGTACCTCAATAAACCCAGTGACAGTTTGATTGATCGTACCAGAAAACTTCATGACAACTATATTTATGATTTTATCTTTGATGATGGGCATATCCAGAATATCTATCTATGGGATAAGAAAAATATTAGTCGAAATAAACTGCAAGTCATTAATCAAATGAAGCAAGTTGGTACCAGCAGCAATCGTTATGATGTGACCTTGCTGGTAAATGGATTGCCTCTGGTACAAATTGAGCTTAAAAAACGCGGAGTTGCGATTCGAGAGGCCTTTAATCAGGTGCACAGATATAGTAAAGAGAGTTTCAATGAGGAGAATTCTCTCTTTAAGTACCTTCAGATTTTTATCATCTCAAACGGAACGGATACTCGGTATTTTGCTAATACGACCAAGCGAGATAAGAATTCTTATGAGTTCACCATGAACTGGGCTTTGAAAAATAATAATCCTATTAAGGACTTGAAGGACTTTACAGCAACTTTCTTAAGTCAACAGACCTTGTTAAATGTCTTGATAAATTATTCTGTCTTTGATACTAATGACACTCTTCTCATCATGCGTCCTTATCAGATTGCGGCAACTGAGAGAATCATCTGGAAGATACGTTCAGCTATTGCTTCAAAAATCAAAAGCGGTCCTGATACAGGTGGCTATATTTGGCATACTACCGGTTCAGGGAAGACCCTGACAAGTTTTAAAGCTGCTAGACTTGCTACTGAGATGGAAGAAGTGGATAAGGTTTTCTTTGTGGTGGACCGCAAGGACTTGGATTATCAGACTATGAAAGAGTACCAGCGATTTTCACCTGACTCAGTCAACGGTTCAAATAGCACTGCAGGACTCAAACGCAATATCGAGAAGGATGATAATAAAATTGTCGTGACGACCATTCAGAAGCTTAACAATTTTATGAGCAGTGAGAGCCAGCATGAAATTTATCAAAAGCAAGTGGTTTTCATTTTTGATGAATGTCATCGTTCTCAGTTTGGTGAAGCGCAAAAGCGGCTCAGGCAGAAATTTAAGAAATATTGTCAGTTTGGTTTTACGGGCACACCGATTTTACCAGACAAGTATGATGCCTCAGGTAAACTAATTCGAAAGGGAAATGCATTAGGGACAGACACGACCGTATCTGTTTTCGGTCGTGAGTTACATGCCTATGTGCTTACTGATGCGATTCGAGATCAAAAAGTTCTGAAGTTCATGGTGGATTATAACGACGTTCGTCCGAAGTTTAAGTCAATTGAAAGCGAGCAGGACTTGGCCAAGTTGTCTGCAGCTGAAAATAAAAAAGCGCTGCTTCATCCGACTCGAATTGCTGAAATATCTAGGTATGTCTTAGATCATTTTGATCAAAAAACGCATCGATTAACTGGTAAAGGTTTCAATGCTATGTTTGCTGTTTCAAGTGTTGATGCAGCAAAAGCCTACTATCAAGAGTTGCAAAATCAGCAAAAAGATTCTGAAAAACCATTGAAGATTGCGACTATCTTTTCCTATGCTGCGAATGAGTCTCAGGTGGCTATTGGTGAAATTGATGATGAGAGCTTTTCACCGGCAGATTTAGCGGATATTAGTAGTAAAGAATTTTTGAGTAGCTGTATAGCTGATTATAATCAGTTATTTGGCACTAATTTTACGATTAACGGTAATGATTTCCAGAATTACTATCGTGATTTGGCTAAACGCGTCAAAAATCGGGAAGTGGATCTCTTAATTGTAGTTGGGATGTTCTTGACTGGCTTTGATGCACCGACTTTAAATACTTTATTTGTGGATAAAAATCTGAGATATCATGGTTTAATCCAAGCTTTTTCACGCACCAATCGAATTTATGATGCTACCAAGTCATTTGGAAATATTGTAACCTTCTGGGATTTAGAGAAGGCTACAACTGATGCTATTAAGCTATTTGGAAAGACTGAGACAGCAGAAGTCTTGCTCGAACGATCTTATCAAGAGTATATGATAGGTTTTACGGAGGCCGGTGAAGAGCAAAAGGGTTATATGGACGTTGTTCAAGAGTTACAAGAAAAATTTCCGGATCCGCAAGCTATCATTAAAGAGCGTGATAAGAAAGAATTTGTCTCTTTATTTGGTCAATTTCTTCGTTTAGATAATATCTTACAAAACTACGATGATTTCATGAGTCTACGAGCTTTACAAGAACTTGATATCTTAGATGATAAGGCTGTAGAGGCTTTCAAGGAACGTTTCCATGTGGACGATGAAACTCTGGAGGAGTTATCTAGGCTAGACATCCCAAGTACTAGGGAAATTCAAGACTACCGTTCAACCTATAATGACATTAAGTCATGGTATGAAAATGAACGCCGTAATCGGGAAGATAACGAATCTAAAGTTGATTGGGATTCGATTGTTTTTGAAGTTGAATTACTAAAATCCCAAGAAATCAATCTAGACTATATCTTAGAGCTAATTTTTGAGACTAATAAAAAGGTTTCAGATAAGGATGAACTGGTTTCGGAAATTACTCGGACGATTCGAGCAAGTCTTGGCAATCGAGCTAAGGAAGATTTGATAGTCGCTTTCATCCATGACAGTGACTTAGATAGTTTTGCTGATAAATCAGATATCATTGAACAGTTCTTTATTTTTGCGCAAGGTGAGCAGAAAAGGGAAGCGGATGAGTTGATACGGATTGAGGGATTAAATGAACAAAGTGCTAAGCGCTACATACAAGCTTCGTTGAAGCGTGAGTATGCTAGTGAAAATGGAAATGATTTGAATGAAGCTCTGCCGAAAATGAGCCCACTAAATCCACAATATCGTACAAAAAAACAAACCGTTTTTCAAAAGATCAGTCGTTTTGTTGAAAAATTCAAGGGAATTGGTGGAGATATTTAA
- a CDS encoding sensor histidine kinase — MKLKNYILVGYLVSTLLTILVVFWAVQRMLIEKSEVYFLVGMTLIASFIGAAVSIFLLSPVFSSLKHLKKQAQDIASKDFSTEIETKGPLEFQELGQAFNDMSHNLQATFQSLDESEQEKRMMIAQLSHDIKTPITSIQVTVEGILDGVIKEEERLHYLTTIGRQTERLNKLVEELDVLTLNTQPQDTADEEVEEVFLDQLLVESMSEFQLQIEQEERDVYIQVSPESAKIKSHSDKLSRILVNLLNNAFKYSEPGTRIEVLAQLTEQELRISVKDEGQGILPEDLEKIFKRLYRVETSRNMKTGGHGLGLAIARELAHQLGGEITAESQYGLGSKFTFSLNLK, encoded by the coding sequence ATGAAATTAAAAAACTATATTTTAGTGGGGTATCTAGTGTCGACTCTACTAACGATTTTGGTCGTTTTCTGGGCAGTCCAACGAATGTTGATTGAGAAAAGTGAAGTTTACTTTCTCGTTGGAATGACCTTGATTGCTAGTTTCATTGGCGCTGCAGTGAGCATCTTTCTTTTGTCGCCTGTGTTCTCTTCTCTGAAACATTTGAAAAAACAAGCTCAGGATATAGCAAGCAAGGATTTCAGCACAGAAATCGAAACCAAAGGACCATTAGAATTTCAAGAGCTGGGCCAGGCTTTTAATGACATGTCTCACAATTTGCAAGCTACCTTTCAATCACTTGATGAGAGCGAGCAAGAAAAGAGAATGATGATTGCGCAGCTCTCTCACGATATTAAAACTCCCATTACCTCCATTCAGGTTACTGTGGAGGGAATTCTAGATGGAGTGATCAAGGAAGAGGAGCGGCTCCACTACTTAACCACGATTGGTCGGCAAACCGAGCGTCTAAACAAGCTAGTGGAGGAATTGGATGTTCTGACTCTTAACACCCAACCTCAAGATACTGCTGATGAAGAAGTCGAAGAGGTCTTTTTAGATCAGCTGTTGGTTGAGTCAATGAGTGAATTTCAACTCCAGATTGAACAAGAGGAGCGAGATGTTTACATTCAAGTATCACCTGAGTCGGCGAAAATCAAGAGCCATTCTGACAAACTTTCTCGCATTCTGGTCAATTTGTTAAACAATGCCTTTAAATATTCAGAACCAGGAACCAGAATCGAGGTTCTTGCCCAATTAACAGAACAAGAGCTGAGAATCAGTGTGAAAGACGAGGGTCAGGGAATCCTTCCTGAGGATTTGGAAAAGATCTTTAAACGACTTTATCGTGTAGAAACTTCGCGCAATATGAAGACAGGTGGACATGGATTAGGACTTGCGATTGCACGCGAACTAGCCCATCAGCTTGGTGGCGAAATCACAGCAGAAAGTCAATATGGCTTAGGAAGCAAATTTACATTCAGCCTCAATTTGAAATAA